A genome region from Danio aesculapii chromosome 2, fDanAes4.1, whole genome shotgun sequence includes the following:
- the opn4.1 gene encoding melanopsin-like, with product MSHHSSWRGHHCAPGDINCTAGFKESLGSRNYKLLHVPVHGPTHSHHHDPPHPFPTVDVPDHAHYIIGSVILIVGITGVIGNALVVYVFCRSRTLRTAGNMFIVNLAVADFLMSITQSPVFFAASLHRRWVFGERSCELYAFCGALFGICSMMTLTAIAADRCLAITQPLALVSRVSRRKAGAVLAVVWLYSLGWSLPPFFGWSAYVPEGLQTSCSWDYMTFTPSVRAYTILLFVFVFFIPLGIIGSCYFAIFQAIRAAGKEIRELDSGETHKVYERMQNEWKMAKVALVVILLFIISWSPYSVVALTATAGYSHFLTPYMNSVPAVIAKASAIHNPIIYAITHPKYRVAIARYIPVLRSILRVKEKDLRSSFSSGSVSSRRPTLTSQCSLGVSMGNAARANGRWGKTRLSSASDSDSCWTESEADGSSVSSLTFGRRVSTEISTDTVILSPGSSVSNASGQKSERAHKVVSVPVPSITFETDAADGESLSDGKALLGGN from the coding sequence ATGAGCCATCACTCTTCATGGAGAGGGCATCACTGTGCCCCTGGAGACATCAACTGCACCGCAGGCTTTAAGGAATCTTTGGGAAGCAGAAACTACAAGTTGCTCCATGTGCCTGTCCATGGGCCGACCCACAGCCACCACCATGATCCTCCACACCCATTCCCCACCGTGGATGTTCCAGATCATGCCCACTACATCATCGGCTCTGTCATCCTAATAGTCGGCATCACCGGAGTGATTGGAAATGCACTGGTAGTCTATGTTTTCTGCCGGAGCCGTACTCTTCGCACCGCTGGAAACATGTTCATAGTAAACCTGGCTGTGGCTGATTTCTTAATGTCCATCACCCAGTCTCCTGTGTTCTTCGCAGCCAGTTTACACAGGCGCTGGGTGTTTGGCGAGCGTTCTTGCGAGCTCTACGCTTTCTGCGGTGCCCTCTTTGGAATCTGCTCCATGATGACTTTGACCGCCATCGCTGCTGATCGTTGCCTCGCCATAACTCAGCCTCTCGCCCTAGTAAGCAGAGTTAGCAGACGCAAAGCTGGAGCTGTGCTGGCGGTTGTGTGGCTCTACTCCCTTGGTTGGAGCCTTCCACCTTTTTTTGGCTGGAGTGCTTATGTCCCTGAGGGGCTTCAGACGTCTTGTTCTTGGGATTATATGACTTTCACCCCATCGGTGCGTGCGTACACCATCCTCCTCTTTGTTTTTGTGTTCTTCATCCCACTTGGCATTATTGGCAGCTGCTACTTCGCAATTTTCCAAGCAATTCGAGCAGCGGGCAAGGAAATTCGAGAGCTGGATAGCGGGGAAACGCACAAGGTGTATGAACGCATGCAGAATGAGTGGAAGATGGCGAAAGTTGCTCTTGTTGTCATTTTGCTTTTTATTATATCCTGGTCACCCTATTCTGTGGTGGCTCTCACCGCTACGGCTGGTTATTCCCATTTCCTGACCCCCTATATGAATTCAGTACCTGCTGTGATTGCCAAGGCCTCAGCCATCCATAATCCAATCATCTACGCCATTACACATCCAAAGTATCGGGTGGCTATCGCACGTTACATTCCAGTACTTCGTTCCATCTTGCGTGTGAAAGAGAAGGACCTTCGTTCCTCTTTTAGCTCTGGAAGTGTTAGTTCCCGTCGTCCAACCCTCACCAGTCAGTGCTCTTTGGGGGTTAGCATGGGCAATGCTGCACGAGCTAATGGCCGCTGGGGGAAGACACGCTTGTCTTCTGCCTCTGACAGTGATTCTTGCTGGACTGAGAGTGAGGCCGATGGTTCCAGTGTCAGTTCCCTGACCTTCGGTCGTCGTGTTTCCACAGAAATCTCTACAGATACTGTCATTCTTTCACCTGGATCAAGTGTTAGCAATGCTAGTGGGCAGAAATCTGAGAGAGCACACAAAGTTGTTAGTGTACCAGTCCCGTCTATTACTTTCGAAACAGATGCAGCAGACGGGGAATCTCTGTCTGATGGGAAGGCTTTGCTTGGAGGGAACTAA
- the tmem53 gene encoding transmembrane protein 53: MGDDGLDYNIVFSEALISEKHWRGSKEPVVILLGWAGSRDKHLAKYSSIYNEQGCTTLRYTAPLKTVFISESLGYKELRSTAHKLLELLYDYEVENNPIFFHVFSNGGFMLYRYMVELLHSHKQFSTLCVVGTVVDSAPGSQNVIGALRALKTTLGPKVNVLLQYFLLALFAVAVFLLRIVLYPVTKYFHRNHYDAMMEHPAPWPQMYLYSRADRVIRYRDVEKMVKGLQEKGLSVESFDFITPAHVSLFRDCPEDYSNRCRTFLSRCMTTSEETLAKKHH; this comes from the exons ATGGGGGATGATGGCTTAGACTACAACATAGTATTTTCAGAGGCACTGATCTCAG AGAAACACTGGCGCGGATCGAAGGAGCCAGTCGTTATTCTACTGGGCTGGGCGGGCAGCAGAGACAAACACCTCGCCAAATACAGCTCTATTTACAACGAACAg GGTTGTACGACTCTACGCTACACGGCTCCTTTAAAGACGGTTTTTATTTCAGAATCATTGGGCTACAAGGAGCTAAGAAGCACTGCACACAAACTACTCGAACTTCTCTATGACTACGAGGTGGAAAACAACCCCATTTTCTTTCATGTGTTCAGCAACGGGGGCTTCATGCTTTACCGCTACATGGTTGAGTTACTGCACAGTCACAAGCAGTTCAGCACTCTGTGTGTGGTGGGCACAGTTGTGGACAGTGCTCCGGGCAGCCAAAACGTCATAGGGGCCCTCAGAGCACTCAAAACCACCTTAGGGCCCAAAGTCAACGTGCTACTGCAGTACTTCCTCCTGGCACTGTTTGCTGTTGCGGTTTTCCTCCTCAGGATTGTTTTGTATCCCGTGACCAAGTATTTTCACAGGAACCACTATGATGCTATGATGGAGCACCCGGCGCCGTGGCCTCAGATGTACCTCTATTCCAGAGCAGACCGGGTGATCCGCTACAGGGACGTGGAGAAGATGGTGAAAGGGTTGCAGGAGAAAGGGCTGAGTGTTGAAAGTTTTGATTTCATCACCCCTGCTCACGTAAGCCTGTTCAGAGACTGCCCCGAGGACTATTCTAATAGATGCAGGACGTTTCTGAGCCGCTGCATGACTACTTCAGAGGAGACCTTGGCGAAAAAGCATCACTAA